One window of the Bombus pyrosoma isolate SC7728 linkage group LG5, ASM1482585v1, whole genome shotgun sequence genome contains the following:
- the LOC122567418 gene encoding elongation of very long chain fatty acids protein 1-like encodes MNLDSRLPPRKTVLTSIVSHYSNRSVTRMSVDIFKLDGQDGKALPIHVPQKVGFLETYRYIMEDAADSRVADWFLMGSPFPLLGIIFLYLLFVLRFGPLFMKNRKPYNLNKFMICYNISMAIASATVFYGLLTSGFTTKFSLGCETHVISNDPDSYRTARWVWRLLMLKVLELSDTVIFILRKKYNQASFLHVYHHTSTAFLSWIACKFVPGGMWTFTIMPNCIVHVIMYTYYLLACLGPQVQKRIAPWKQYITGLQMFQFIIMICHMFQTLLPTCEPNRKPIAYIYMSQILVMFCMFCDYYKKSYLRKKTE; translated from the exons ATGAACTTAGACAGTAGGTTGCCGCCACGAAAGACGGTGTTAACGTCGATAGTCAGTCACTATTCGAATCGTTCAGTAACCCGAATGTCAGTCGATATCTTCAAACTCGACGGCCAAGATGGGAAGGCTCTCCCAATTCATGTGCCACAG AAAGTGGGATTCTTAGAAACGTATCGTTACATCATGGAAGATGCAGCAG ATTCCAGAGTAGCAGATTGGTTCTTAATGGGCAGTCCATTTCCATTGCTaggaattatatttctctatctgctcttcgttcttcgttttGGCCCtctatttatgaaaaatcgaaaaccATACAATCTAAATAAGTTTATGATTTGTTATAACATCTCTATGGCCATCGCGAGCGCAACTGTATTTTACGGG ctACTTACTTCGGGCTTCACCACTAAGTTTTCTCTCGGATGCGAGACTCATGTCATTTCAAACGACCCTGACTCTTATCGC ACGGCTCGATGGGTGTGGAGGCTCTTAATGCTGAAAGTCCTCGAGTTGAGCGACACCGTTATCTTCATTCtcagaaaaaaatacaacCAAGCGTCTTTTCTTCACGTTTATCATCACACGTCGACCGCTTTCCTTTCGTGGATAGCCTGCAAATTTGTCCCAG GCGGCATGTGGACGTTCACGATTATGCCAAACTGCATCGTGCACGTGATTATGTACACCTATTATCTGCTCGCCTGCTTGGGCCCACAAGTGCAAAAGAGGATCGCGCCTTGGAAACAATATATTACGGGGTTACAAATG TTCCAGTTCATAATCATGATATGTCATATGTTCCAAACTTTGTTACCTACTTGTGAGCCAAATCGGAAACCAATAGCTTATATCTACATGTCGCAGATTCTTGTCATGTTTTGCATGTTTTGCGATTATTACAAGAAATCGTATCTCCGAAAAAAGACGGAATAG
- the LOC122567417 gene encoding cysteine sulfinic acid decarboxylase-like isoform X2, which produces MSDWRSTPCVERHKEFLENLITTLIDCTFESVSRENPVLRWREPGHLQDIINLNLQEEPRNQDCLLEVATKVFKYSVKTGHPYFMNQLFSGLDPYGLAGQWLTDALNSSVYTYEVAPVLTLMESTVITKLLSMFYKEENGTTIGDGLFCPGGSFANGTAINLARFWFRKKVQYNKNIPSTKLVLFTSEDAHYSISKWGNVCDIEVVLIKTDDYGRMDVNDLRFNILEEQKKKNYPFCVTATAGTTVLGAFDPLIEIADTCQEFGMWLHVDAAWGGGLVFSKKHSVLLRGIQRADSILFNPHKLLAVPQQCSLLLSKHKSIFKEAHSKEAPYLFQKDKFYSRDLDVGDKYLQCGRRPDVLKFWFMWQAKRYSFFELQARFHMHRTQHKSYLYDT; this is translated from the exons ATGTCGGATTGGCGGAGCACACCATGCGTCGAAAGGCACAAAGAATTTCTCGAGAATCTTATCACAACCTTGATCGATTGCACCTTCGAAAGTGTGTCCCGTGAAAATCCTGTGTTGAGATGGAGAGAACCGGGTCATCTGCAGgatattataaatcttaatttGCAGGAAGAGCCCCGTAATCAAGATTGCCTTCTGGAGGTCGCAACTAAGGTTTTTAAGTATAGCGTTAAGACAGGCCATCCTTATTTTATGAATCAGTTATTTTCTGG aTTGGATCCATACGGTTTAGCCGGACAATGGCTCACAGACGCGTTGAACAGTTCAGTGTATACTTACGAGGTGGCACCGGTTTTGACATTAATGGAAAGCACCgtgattacaaaattattaagcATGTTTTACAAGGAAGAAAATGGTACTACTATCGGAGACGGTCTTTTTTGTCCAGGAGGTTCCTTCGCTAACGGTACCGCCATTAACTTAGCTCGATTTTGGTTCAGGAAGAAAGTTCAATAT aacaaaaatatacCATCTACGAAGCTAGTGCTTTTTACATCCGAAGACGCGCATTACTCGATTTCAAAGTGGGGAAACGTTTGCGATATAGAAGTTGTTCTCATAAAGACTGATGATTATGGCAGAATGGATGTCAACGATTTGagatttaatatattagaggaacaaaaaaagaaaaattatccaTTTTGTGTTACTGCTACTGCAG GAACGACGGTTTTGGGCGCGTTCGATCCATTGATCGAGATTGCAGATACTTGCCAGGAATTCGGTATGTGGTTGCATGTAGATGCAGCCTGGGGAGGTGGTTTGGTATTTAGCAAAAAGCACAGTGTACTTTTAAGAGGAATACAAAGAGCAGattctattctatttaatCCGCACAAACTGTTGGCCGTTCCTCAACAATGCTCCTTACTTTTGTCTAAACACAAAAGCATTTTTAAGGAAGCTCACTCTAAAGAGGCTCCttatctttttcaaaaagataaattttattctagaGATCTAGATGTTGGGGATAAGTATTTGCAGTGTGGACGCAGACCAGATGTGTTGAAATTTTGGTTCATGTGGCAGGCTAAG AGATACTCTTTCTTCGAACTCCAAGCAAGGTTTCATATGCACCGAACACAACATAAGTCCTACTTGTATGATACATAG
- the LOC122567420 gene encoding protein UXT homolog, whose translation MNPNIQEKIFKFETFVNDVLKEDLAKLEQRLDTKNGEIAEFLQLKGMITTLQNNGFDKSGFKTQVDIGQNFFIEAHIPDASTILLDIGLGYYMEFSLHDALAVINVRIKLLEQQIKHFHKEIANINAHIKLILLGIRELQGFDD comes from the coding sequence ATGAATCCTAATATTCAGGAAAAGATTTTCAAGTTTGAAACGTTTGTCAATGATGTCTTGAAGGAGGATCTTGCTAAATTAGAGCAGAGACTCGATACTAAGAATGGAGAAATTGCAGAGTTTCTTCAGTTAAAGGGTATGATAACTACCCTCCAAAACAATGGCTTTGATAAAAGTGGCTTTAAAACTCAAGTAGATATTggacaaaatttctttattgaaGCACACATTCCCGATGCTTCTACAATTCTATTGGATATTGGTTTAGGGTATTATATGGAATTTTCTTTACACGATGCTCTGGCTGTTATCAATGTTCGAATTAAACTACTGGAACAgcaaattaaacattttcataaaGAGATAGCCAATATAAACGCTCATATCAAACTAATTCTCCTAGGCATTAGAGAATTGCAAGGGTTTGATGACTGA
- the LOC122567417 gene encoding cysteine sulfinic acid decarboxylase-like isoform X1 encodes MSDWRSTPCVERHKEFLENLITTLIDCTFESVSRENPVLRWREPGHLQDIINLNLQEEPRNQDCLLEVATKVFKYSVKTGHPYFMNQLFSGLDPYGLAGQWLTDALNSSVYTYEVAPVLTLMESTVITKLLSMFYKEENGTTIGDGLFCPGGSFANGTAINLARFWFRKKVQYNKNIPSTKLVLFTSEDAHYSISKWGNVCDIEVVLIKTDDYGRMDVNDLRFNILEEQKKKNYPFCVTATAGTTVLGAFDPLIEIADTCQEFGMWLHVDAAWGGGLVFSKKHSVLLRGIQRADSILFNPHKLLAVPQQCSLLLSKHKSIFKEAHSKEAPYLFQKDKFYSRDLDVGDKYLQCGRRPDVLKFWFMWQAKGTSGFEKHVDHLMKLSALFKEEVEKRDGFKLVTEPCFINVCFWFIPPYLRIQNSAYDYKKRLNEVAPKLKEKMIKRGSLMINYQPLHKKPNFFRFVIQNSGVDIEDILYVFDEMENLGESIW; translated from the exons ATGTCGGATTGGCGGAGCACACCATGCGTCGAAAGGCACAAAGAATTTCTCGAGAATCTTATCACAACCTTGATCGATTGCACCTTCGAAAGTGTGTCCCGTGAAAATCCTGTGTTGAGATGGAGAGAACCGGGTCATCTGCAGgatattataaatcttaatttGCAGGAAGAGCCCCGTAATCAAGATTGCCTTCTGGAGGTCGCAACTAAGGTTTTTAAGTATAGCGTTAAGACAGGCCATCCTTATTTTATGAATCAGTTATTTTCTGG aTTGGATCCATACGGTTTAGCCGGACAATGGCTCACAGACGCGTTGAACAGTTCAGTGTATACTTACGAGGTGGCACCGGTTTTGACATTAATGGAAAGCACCgtgattacaaaattattaagcATGTTTTACAAGGAAGAAAATGGTACTACTATCGGAGACGGTCTTTTTTGTCCAGGAGGTTCCTTCGCTAACGGTACCGCCATTAACTTAGCTCGATTTTGGTTCAGGAAGAAAGTTCAATAT aacaaaaatatacCATCTACGAAGCTAGTGCTTTTTACATCCGAAGACGCGCATTACTCGATTTCAAAGTGGGGAAACGTTTGCGATATAGAAGTTGTTCTCATAAAGACTGATGATTATGGCAGAATGGATGTCAACGATTTGagatttaatatattagaggaacaaaaaaagaaaaattatccaTTTTGTGTTACTGCTACTGCAG GAACGACGGTTTTGGGCGCGTTCGATCCATTGATCGAGATTGCAGATACTTGCCAGGAATTCGGTATGTGGTTGCATGTAGATGCAGCCTGGGGAGGTGGTTTGGTATTTAGCAAAAAGCACAGTGTACTTTTAAGAGGAATACAAAGAGCAGattctattctatttaatCCGCACAAACTGTTGGCCGTTCCTCAACAATGCTCCTTACTTTTGTCTAAACACAAAAGCATTTTTAAGGAAGCTCACTCTAAAGAGGCTCCttatctttttcaaaaagataaattttattctagaGATCTAGATGTTGGGGATAAGTATTTGCAGTGTGGACGCAGACCAGATGTGTTGAAATTTTGGTTCATGTGGCAGGCTAAG GGTACTTCAGGATTTGAAAAGCATGTCGAtcatttaatgaaactttcagCTCTCTTCAAAGAAGAAGTTGAGAAAAGAGATGGCTTTAAATTAGTGACGGAACCgtgttttataaatgtgtgTTTCTGGTTTATTCCACCATATCTAAGAATTCAGAATTCAGCTTACGATTACAaaaaacgattaaacgaa gtTGCACcaaagttaaaagaaaaaatgatcaaaAGGGGTAGTTTGATGATCAATTATCAACCACTGCACAAAAAACCGAATTTCTTCCGTTTTGTTATTCAGAATTCAGGCGTAGATATAGAGGATATTCTCTACGTCTTTGACGAAATGGAAAACCTTGGAGAATCTATATGGTAA